One Bradysia coprophila strain Holo2 unplaced genomic scaffold, BU_Bcop_v1 contig_476, whole genome shotgun sequence genomic region harbors:
- the LOC119082617 gene encoding carboxypeptidase N subunit 2-like, with product MNAKLFLIVILCFVSSTIGRRKHVPTPSEFSCPKSCDCDKLNYYKETKCSGNGSSLELILRQTSILPSPQFTHIRGNHLTVNCTTADHFAYEIVSEFNFVNLVFIRYNGCPLPLSKSFSQIHSGLYEFHFNTTESVSITREYFNGLGNLQELFLRSSSSMDLADDVVTDLPYLIDLTIISKEINEKIFDQPSNVTALNVGGLSGEFNTEVLKKWTQLTSFSLTESKIQHLSKKLFASVPNILTVSLKFNEITSIDSDAFESLEKLQGMSLVKNKFVNIPQRLIIKTDSFNYFRIECDEDTSLDTLPDEFLSSIPNLRTVYIIACNLKSVPENLLKNSTNVYDLNMRNNALTDLPENFLANQTKLGHINFSSNRFSQSSDQFFENLLTKPIWGSDRFNIYFMMNGFESLSRERISYLSQFRGYFDFRWNSITDLSGFDGLVKGNEDSFINVERNPINCECLSVNAYKKYAEVTAAYYQRHINDTVCASPLNLNGTAVINVDC from the exons ATGAACGCTAAACTATTCTTAATCGTCATTTTGTGCTTTGTAAGTTCGACCATTGGCAGACGAAAACACGTTCCCACACCATCGGAATTTTCCTGTCCGAAAAGTTGTGATTGtgacaaattgaattattacAAGGAAACAAAGTGTAGTGGAAATGGGTCGTCGTTGGAGTTAATTCTGAGACAAACATCGATTCTCCCATCCCCCCAATTCACTCATATCCGTGGTAATCATTTGACCGTGAATTGCACAACAGCAGATCATTTTGCGTACgaaattgtttccgaatttAATTTCGTCAATTTGGTGTTCATTCGATACAATGGATGCCCGTTGCCGCTAAGCAAATCGTTCAGCCAAATTCATTCCGGTTTGTATGAGTTTCACTTCAACACAACCGAAAGCGTTTCAATTACCAGGGAATACTTCAATGGATTGGGTAACCTTCAGGAATTGTTTTTGAGATCGAGCTCATCAATGGACCTGGCTGACGACGTTGTCACAGACCTACCCTATTTGATTGATCTGACAATAATATCAAAGGAAATCAACGAGAAAATATTCGATCAACCGTCGAATGTGACCGCTTTGAATGTCGGCGGTCTTAGCGGTGAATTCAATACAGAAGTGCTGAAGAAATGGACTCAGCTTACCTCGTTCAGTTTGACTGAGAGCAAAATTCAACATTTGTCAAAGAAACTTTTCGCGAGTGTGCCGAATATTCTCACGGTGTCGTTAAAGTTCAATGAAATTACATCGATTGACTCCGATGCCTTTGAATCACTCGAGAAATTGCAAGGCATGTCATTGGtaaagaataaatttgtaaatattccGCAACGTTTGATCATAAAAACAGACAGTTTTAACTACTTTCGCATCGAATGCGACGAAGACACCAGTCTCGACACATTACCAGACGAATTCCTATCGAGTATACCCAATTTGCGAACCGTTTACATCATCGCTTGTAACCTAAA ATCCGTACCGGAAAATCTACTCAAGAACTCGACGAACGTTTATGATTTGAATATGCGAAATAATGCGTTGACTGATCTACCGGAAAATTTCCTGGCCAATCAAACCAAATTGGGTCACATCAATTTCAGTTCGAATCGATTCAGCCAAAGTTCGGaccaatttttcgaaaatcttttaACAAAACCGATCTGGGGCAGTGATAGATTTAACATTTACTTCATGATGAATGGCTTCGAAAGTCTCAGTCGCGAGCGCATCTCGTATCTATCGCAATTTCGTGGCTATTTCGATTTTCGCTGGAATTCAATCACTGATTTGAGCGGTTTCGATGGTTTGGTCAAAGGAAACGAAGACAGTTTCATCAATGTGGAAAGGAATCCAATCAATTGTGAATGCTTAAGCGTCAATGCGTATAAAAAGTATGCCGAAGTCACAGCAGCCTATTATCAGAGACACATCAATGACACCGTTTGCGCTAGtccattaaatttaaatgggACAGCCGTTATAAATGTTGActgttga